Within the Setaria viridis chromosome 3, Setaria_viridis_v4.0, whole genome shotgun sequence genome, the region ACTGTTTATTACATTCCAACGCCACGTTGCTATAACATGGCATCTAAAAGATTCTAAAATAGAGTGGACTTCATGTTGCTTTCTTTTGGTGATCCATGAAAGTATTATTCAATACAACATGCTCACAAAAAGCAACCAAAGGTTGATTTAATAGTGTCGTACTAATATGCTCTCAAATCGAAAAACCATGTAAGTTCACTATGGCTGCGTTTGGACGTAGACATTCAGTTTTAGAATTGGGAATTGGCAATGAAACCCCGTTGCCAACTGTTCGGATATCCTAGAATTCGGAATTGGAAATCGACTCCAATACCAACTGGTACTCATCACGCACTCAACCCCTTACCCTCAATACCGAACCCACCCCCTTCGTATTCGCTGTAATCATCCtcatcccctccctccctccccctctctctctccccctatACGGAGTGCTGCGCCACCCCTCCATCTCCCTCCGCCGGTTGGCCTCCTTCCCCTTCGTGCGAGTTGCATTGCCCCTCCATCTCCCTCCACCAACTGCCCCTCCATCTCTCTCCGCTGGCGTGCCCTACACCATTTCCCTACGAACCTCTATCGCAGCCCTCCTCAGTCTTCTTCCCTTCTAAGCCtcctccatcttcctccacgTGGGCCCTCCTCAATCTCGCTCCCCAGCAGGCCTCCTCCATCTCAGACACGGTCGGAGACGCATGACCCCACCGACGCGCCGGAGTGGGAGCGTAGGCGAGCAATCAACGTGGAAGAAGAGGGCATGGACCCCCACTACTGGAGAATGGACCTTTCATCCACTGCATTAGTGCCGGTTGTAATTGGACCcaatactaatgtgagcattagtaccgagcctCACGGCTAGTCCCCCCAGACCGCcccatgaccccctttagtaccgattgagggtgcatattagtaccggttggtgcccccacccagtactaatatgACACCGGGCCTTTAGTACTTGGTGggagcaccaaccggtactaatgtgcaccctttagtatcggttggtgcccccaactggtactaaattccctcctataaatccaccttcttcttcctcctgcccgagccattcaccacagctcgagcttcatccTACCCATGGCGCCataagggaggtgctgccggattgaaaaccatttcgtgaggatttcactcattcaagtgttctaaaggttagaaacttcatcctcccttgatacatggttagtatactaagttttatgctttagagctagagtaatttgtgatttttagaataagatacaatggagaaaattttcatttatatgcacgtgttatttagagctcgtATTTGTGATTTCTAGAATAAGCTACAactttttggatgctatgtttcgtattagtcaaagaaattgatatgaggttagaggaataatttcatagtttagtacttttcaaatatgatctaaataaattatggcaaatgtgAGCAAGATAAATTGTgctacatagagataataagatgaaatagaggtacgtaattagtcatttttagaataagctataatggagaaaaattttatttatatgttatgtttgaactaagtaaattgtggggaaaatatagaatttgttcatagtttagtcatttgcaaatatgagctaaataaattatggtacatagagatggcttctgctactggaggtaGTAGCAATGGTAGGGGCGATCATCGTTCCTCTCGCggtaaggggaaaaccatagttatcatctgaagaaaatgagcatgtggGAGAAAGTAATACtttgttatttgcaaagatgtcatgaagatgctgttgcggcgggtcaggaactTCCTTTTGGTAGTCGATGCTCCACCGCCACTCCCGGGTGTTTCAgatccacttagtactaccgttgtaggaggcacaaataaactacacgatgaggctgggtcagtgaaaccttcatcttcgcccaaggatgcttaaagtcctcctagatagtacttagtggatggttaaagaaatagaaaagaaaatgagaaaaaaaaattagtaccggttaggagaccaaccgatactaaattgGCCTCGGTCACGCGCGAcgtggcagccaatttagtatcggttggtctccctaactggtactaaaggatcctttagtaccggttatttcaactggtactaaaggtccttcCTTTAGTACCTcactagcaataccggttgcgcaaccaatactaaaggggggttacGAACCGATACTAATGAGGCTTTCCCCAGCAGTGCCCCGCTCCCATGCCACCACCGTGCCggcaaaggaggaggagaggtagCGCCTGACCCGATGGAGAGAAGAAGACAGCCAATGCCAATTCTACTACATGCATATCCAAACAAGACTTGGTATTTGAATATCCAAACAAGACTTGGTATTTGAAGCCTCATTGATTCATTCAAGCAATTTCATACGTATCCAAACAATTACTTTGGTATTGTGAGCCATTTTCAAAACTAGTCTAATTTGGTATTGAGTCCAATTCGATACCAAGTTCCTCCAATATCGACATCTACATGGAGCAAGGACACCTATACTAGGACAATTATTAGACAGAATTGAATGAATGCACTGTAGCGAACGTCAAAAACAATCTAGCTGTACATGGCAATAGAAACTAATTAAAACACATTCATGTATACCCGGGAGTTCTATTGGTACCTTCCAGAGTGCCACGTGTGTGCAGAAGTGCAATCAGTTTATAGTCGAATTAGTCCATATTGTTCCATTTTGGTTGTTTCATAGGCACATCTTCTTCTTTgtcattttataaaaaaatgctGAGATGACACCTTGTTTAAAGGAAAATTGAAAACAAAACCCTGTTGGGATTGATATAATGAAACCTGCAGGCCTATATGTTACTTCAATGGCAGTTGCTGTGGTTATGTGTGATTGGAGGGAGGGGACTGAGGGACATCGCAACGACAGGGTAAGATCAGCACATGGGAAACCAGAGGAAGAGGAATCAAAAcgaaacacttgatcacgacaTATCCATCGTTAGCAGCAAAGGAAAAAAGGTGACAGAAAGTTATCTGTAATTGCTCATGTAATATAATGGCTCAACTGAGGATGTGTTGTGCCTGAAACGGAAAGGTAACAAAAGATTTTTACCGTAGGTTTGTTTCAAGAACCGGTTGTATATAAAAAGCTTTCTACAGTCAGTTTTCGCAACAAATATTACGGTAACAATATGTTTGTATCACCTTGCTATTTCTATAGTTGTGGAGCCGCATCAGTTCGGAACTGCGAACGATCGATTTTTAAACCGACCGACCTTGTCCGTTGTGCAAGAGTGAAGGTCGATTTATTTGTACAGCAAAACTAAGCTCGTCCCCTGCAAGAAATGAATGGAGGTAGTactttaaaaatatattactcGAATTATCGTAaggtgtgtttttttttttgcgtggaTCGGAACTCGATCGTGAAAACAGGAAGAGGCACATCACAATGTGACGGCAAGGTAATATCAGCGAATAATGGAAACGAAGAGGAAGACGGAAGAAAACGAATCACTTGATGATCAGGACAGGACATCCATCATCATTAGCAGCGAAGGAGAAAGGTGACATGAATTTATCCTGCATTTGGAATTTGATGCTCGCGAATACTACCGCCGTCTAGTTGCAGCTTGCCTTGACTAGACGCAAGTAGAAGCTAGCTTTGCTGCCACCCAACCGAATAATCAATATTAATGAATAGGCCAACACATATAGGAGTATATATGCTAAGCGAATGGGACAACATGTCGCTGCCTACGCCGGGACGGAGGTGGTCcatggacgccggcggcggcgcccggggtCGCGCCAACGGCCGCGCGCGCGTCGTACAGCGCCGGTGCCGCCAGAACCTGCATGCTCGCCGGCCACGCCATGATTGGCCGGTGGGGCCCACTTGCATTCTCAAGGGTCCTGCGCGGCAGAAAACCTCGGGCGGCCGTCGGCTGCTGCTAGCTCTTCATGACTTCATGTGCTCATGTAAAATAAGCATGGTGTGTCCAGCAAGTTTGTTCATTGTGTCCGTGTATGTTAAAAATCACATTCCAACAAGTTTGTTCATATGTATATATAGCATGAAAAAAATGTCTTAGCAACTGCTCTCTCCGTTCCAGGTCATTTTCACTTTTTCATATCTTTtatttgctactccctccgttccagattactattcattttggattttctaaatacatagcttttgctatggaactagatatatgtatgtatagATATGTAGCAAACGCTATGTAtgtagaaaaactaaaacacatagtaatttgggacgaaagGGAATATATAACTAAGATATACGTTATGTCCAAATACATATATATCAAAACtatatatattgaaaaaaaagataaaacgaTATATAATTCAGACTGAAATTTAGAAGGTTAATTTTAATTTGtatgtgtgtggggggggggagagACCTATAGTTGGAGAAGATGGCAGCCTGGCTGTGGCAAACGTGAGCTAGCGACCGTGCGTGGCGCGCCGCGCCCAGCCTCTCGTTGCGTCGGCTCACGCGCGCCACGATAATTCCAttggccgcccgcgccgccgcgcatgCGAGCCAACCAAGCGCGCCGTGCCGTGTCACGTTGTGCTTATATACCTGCCGATCTGTGTGTTGCGCGCGCCAACCTCTCGATCGAGAGGAATAAGGTACAGTACTAGCACCTCACgatgaagaaggaggaggaccTCGAGTCGCCGCTGCTGTCCGACGgcgagccggcgccggcggactcCAAGGGCAACGCGTACGCGCTCGTCTGCaccctcctcgcctccctcaCCTCCATCATCTACGGCTACAGtaagcgccgccgccttcttcttcttagctTCTTGCCACGGATCGAAATAATGGTTGCAACGTCTCCCTCGcttcgcgcgcgcgcgccactGCAGATCGCGGCGTGATGAGCGGGGCGCAGAAGTTCGTGCAGGCGGACCTGGGCGTCACGGACGGGCAGCTGGAGGTGCTCATCGGCGCCACCAGCGTCTACTCCCTCGTCGGCTCGCTGGGTGCGGGCTGGACCTGCGACcgcgcgggccgccgccgcgccgtcgccatCTCCGCGGCCATGTTCCTCGCCGGGTCCgcggtcaccgccgccgccgacgggtaCGCCGCGCTCATGGCCGGGCAGCTCGTCACCGGCATCGCGTGCGGGTTCGGGCTCGTCGTCGCGCCCGTCTACATCGCCGAGatcgcgccggcgagctcgcgtGGGTTCCTCTCCTCCATCCCCGAGGTATGAGtacgacgtcggcgtcggcggcggcggcgtttcTCCGCGCGCACGCGCTTGCATGGCTGCCGTTCATTATTTCGTTCTTGAAAATGCGGTGGTCCAGATTGCTAATTAGGAAGTTGGTAGAGGAAAATCAGGTGGAAGTGGTAAGATCTGAAATCCTAGGTATTAGGTCAGCTTGATGACTAGATCAGTACGTGTcttttcaaatgaaaaacaagAGAACACGATGAAATTTAAAATTAAAAGTTGGTTGGATGGATCTACGACTTGCCCATAAATTTTATCGGAAGAGAAACCAAATCGGACGTGCATGATGTTGCGCACGCCGGGTTGAGTTGTTGTTTTGAAGTTGCGGATCCTGTGGTACAGCGTTAGTTGACTGACAGCATTAATTAAACCAGATTTTAATGTTCAATTTAccatgatgattttttttcaagaatgaTTTACCTTGCCTGATTCATGGTAAAATGCTACAAGTTACAGCCGCTTGTAATTGTGACAATATTTATGATGTTGTTTACTGTTGTTTATTTCTGACGTGCTTGCGCGTGCCACGTCAGATCGCCGGCAACTCGGGCATCCTGCTCAGCTACATCGCCGACTTCGCGTTCGCGGGCCTCCCCACGACGCTCAACTGGCGCCTCATGATCGGCATCGGCGCCGTCCCGCCGCTCTtcctcgcggcggccgcggtgctCGCCATGCCAGAGACCCCGCGCTGGCTCGTCCTCCACGGCCACCCCGACGAGGCCCGCCGCGTGCTCGCGCGCACCGCGggggacgccgccgtcgccgaccgccGCCTCCAGGAGATCGTGGTCTCCGTCCGGGAGGCGTCCAAGAacgccgccgtctccggcggcggcaagtCGTCGTCGACGGGCGTGTGGCGCGAGATCCTCCTCCGCCCGACACCGGCCGTCCGCCGCGTGATGCTCGCCATCGTCGGCCTGCAGGTGTTCCAGCAGGCCTCCGGCGTGGCGGCGCTGGTGCTGTACGCGCCGCGGGTGTTCAGCCACGTCGGGATCACCTCGGAGCGCGCCGTGCTCGGCGCTAccgtcctcctcggcgccgtcaAGACGACGGCCATCGTGGTCCCGCTGTTCCTCGCcgaccgcctcggccgccggccCATGCTGctcgccagcgccggcggcatGGCCGCGTCGCTCCTGGTGCTGGCCCTCTCGatgcgcgcgccgccgccgccggcggcctcgtggtgggcggcggcgacatgcgtcgcggcggccgcagcGTTCATGGCGGCGTTCTCTCTGGGGTTCGGGCCGGTGATCTGGATGTACGGGTCGGAGATCCtgccgctgcggctgcgcgcACAGGGGACGGGGATCGGGACGGCGGTGAACCGGGTGATGAGCGCCGCCGTGGGGATGACGTTCATCTCCATGTACGAGGCGGTCGGCATGGCCGGGAGCTTCTACATCTTCGCAGCGCTctccgcggcggcgtgggtgtTCGTGTACGCGTGCCTGCCGGAGACCAAGGGGAGGACCCTCGAGGAGATGGAGGCGCTCTTCGACGCCGGTGCCAAGCCCTCGCCACGGGCGGTGCTGTCGTAACTCGTGATCTGGGCAGCGACACGGAAGAAGCAGGTAAGTTGTCAAGGGTGTAAAAGACTGGTAAGACGTATGGTTAGGGATGGGCTAGCATAAATGCATAATTGTTACTAGTACAGCATAATAACTTGTTTTGTTGTTGTGTAATTTTGCAATTTTGATTGGAATGATAAGAATGATTAGCTCTTTGGGAATGCATATGTTGCTTCTTCTCGGAAACAGAGAGATGCCTGTTTAGGGTGACATGTGTTGTGAAACACAGGTATTAGTGACCAATTACTCTAATTACTTAATTATTAGTTAATGATGTTATTAGCAACGGCTAATGACAAGTCACCCAAGGGCATGTCCTTCCCAAACGGACACCTTCATTCCCTTTGGCCTTTGGGCTTGTATATATGTGTAACAGTAACTTTAATCAACGAACTATTCCATTACATCATTTTTACTTTTCCATTTCTAACACGTTACCGGACACTTTGATTTACACTAAGCGCAAGAAGAAGGATAGAGGCTAGAGGGCCTCACAACCAGAGGGTAAGATGGATTCTGGATACTTACGTTTCATTGCCATAGGAAATGGCTTCCTTGTTCTTCCTCTCGGTGGCCGGCGCTGGAACCATGGCAGATGCCCAAGGTTTTGCTTCTGCAACAGAGGTGGCATCTTCTGCAGGACGTCGCGGTCGCCGTGGTCGCCACTTCCATGGTGACTGAGGACGCCGTGGCTTCACTGGATGGGGACGCTGGTCACCTCAGCGACGCAGTCCTCGCTGCACTCCACCACTAAGTCCAGGCCAGTGGCCTGGCCCCTCCCGGCCTGCAACACGCCAGGCGCCATCAGCCACAAGTAGTTCCACCAGTGCCTCCTCCGAGCACACACGTATGGCTACACCACCGTACACTTCCGGCATTGTATCCACTGGACGAGGCTCACCATCGGCGGCGCCTCATTTGCCGACACTACACCACCAGAGGAGCCACCTCGCCGTCCTCTGGTGTTGCGCATCTGTCGCCTAGGGAGCACCATGGAAGGCATCGGGTCATCCCCAACCTCAACTCACCGGTGGCGGCTAGCATCACCGACTTCGGTCCTCAGGCCGGTCCCTCCACCAACGGTGGCTGCCACGCCGCCATCACCTCCTTCACCGCTGCCACTATGACCTCCGACCTCGCAAGAAGTACCATGGCTGCCCACCCGAGGTTCATTGTCAGGACCATGGTGACTCGCCGGGTGCATCACCGTTCTTCAAAGATGACGGTGGCTCCTCGCCCATGTCCTCTGCGACAAGCTAGTGGCAGCGCCCACCGCACTGAGCCCCCTTGGCCGCGGCACCTGGAGCCCCACCGCGTTGGGGCTCTGTTCCGAGAGCTaaacggccggccggcgggaggcCGACGACTAGGGGTGAGGGGGGCAGCGCGATGGAGGCAGATGCGTGGGGTGGCATCAGCACCAGCAGTGACTGGTGGCGCAGCGGCCAACGGCTGGCGCGGCTCCACGCGGTgggtcggtggcggcggctaagGGCGAGGCGCAGTTAGGGTTCCCTTCCTCCACCCTTCTATACGGGCTGCGCTTGGATGGGCCACTTAGGCCGCCTAGGCTGCCACAAGGCTGAAGCCGACCCGCAGGCCCGATCGGTGGTGCGGCCTACACAGCTCACAGGCTGGTGGGCTACCACGAGCCAAGCCCAGGCCGGACCAGGCCACCTTGCCATTTCAGTTTTACAAGATAGCCCCTAGGCTTACCTTCATTTATATTTTGAGAATATTCTGTTCTGCATGTTTATGTTTTAACCTCTGGATTGTTCTGCACATTGTTAAATATACCATCAGTTATTAGCACCCATGTAATAAGGATGCCAACTTTACCACAGTAATTGAGTATAATCATGATCTGCAGATCTTTCATTGGTATTAGAATAATCTTTAcatatgcaatttatttttgtttgcatGATTAATACTTAATCAATATTCTACATCAAGTAGAACATAAagcaaaattaaaattaaagcCTATACATATGATTTTGGAATAACACAAGGTGATGCGACCTAGGGACCGGTTGCGATAAGTTCTTTTCTAAGAATTTATCTGCCCAGAGGCCATACTTTTAGGTAGCCTTTGCTCATCACTGAGAGGTCTACATCTTTTTGACGATTACCTTCAAAGTATATATCCAATTTTCACATAAATGGACAACATTGAATATGACTATCAAGTCATTTATTCCTATAGGAATTAAAATGTCCTAtactgtcgtacatacatctatgggcccaccagaaggtttggatagatccacatatggggctgtacaccgagacgtgtcagacatggaggctatagtgtaggacggcgtagtctacatggactccaaggaactagttgaggataaggaaactactcttcctagttggagtaggactctctagtcgaatccgactagtactcttgtaaaacaactgccctgtaaccctactcccccaatatataagggtgggcagggaccctctcaaaaaaagttcaatccaatacaagaaaacaacacacaagacgtagggtattatgcgatctagcggcccaaacctgtctaaatcgcgtgcctacgtacaccatcgagctcctgatttcggcgacacccaccaacctaAACTCTACCCCGGGTACTTCCGTGGTAGATtgtcgggtttaaacaccgacagttggcgcgcctaGGAGGGAAAGTCGCCAAAATTTTCCTTGCGGGTtcaatggctcaagtcatcatcaagcctacgaTCACGTTCAAAGCCGGCGTGACGTTCATCTTCGACTCTTGGGTCTGTGTCGCTGATGGCGCTGGAAGCTTCCACCACTACATTACGGAGGCCACGGAGAAGAAGCCCCTTGACATCAGCCTTCGTCACCAAGCtatggaggatctcgtcgagaaatTCCACAAATTTTTTGATTTGACAAGAAGCAAGCTCGAGTACGACTCGAACTCTACTGGTTCTCACTAGCAGGCATTCCAGCCATTGTGCGAATCAAATCAAACTCCGAGCCAGTTTCCGTCCGGACTCCGAAACACGGCTTTGGTTCATCAGGCAATTCTATCCAAATCACAATCCGAATTGGAGACGCTTGAAGACCACGACTTTGATCTCTACCCAGATTTTGTCGAGGAaattcctttatcaggtccacagcagggcctggtaatcacttCAACACCTCAAGGCAGATTTGTTTACTGGCCGGGCATGAAGCCATCTTTCCTCGACTAGGACAACGAGTCACGATTTATCGCCCACCTCGAAGTTCTCCCATACCAAGAGGGAACTCCCCTATCTCCCATCCATGAAGACGATGGCTCCACAAaagtcatcacctcaagctcTGGTAGCTACTCTCTAGAAAGAGAACTCTTTGCTGTTATCACAATCGGCAACGGGGAAGACGGTGAGCAACATCAACCTGAAAGAAATCCTAGACAAGAGCGTCACCCTGATGATGTCTCGCAAGATGAACTCTCTGCCAACATCGTTGGGGAAGAAACTGAAGGTCAAAGATCCCGGCGGCGAGCAAGGAATGCATCAAGAGCAGAATGACGCCGTCAACTGGTAGAACAGCTCCCGATCATGAATCTTGACAAAGCTTTTGTGGCAGTGCAAACGTGGCACCACCAAACGCCACTTGCCACTGTCACCTTCATTGACCTCATCGCTTGCGCCatgccacaagacaagtacactGCTATTGTCACAGTTGGCAGAACACGCCTATGAACTACTTGACAAACAAAACCCGATCCCGTCTGTGTCTCATACCCCGTCTGCACGAAGTCAGCACAGCAGTAGCAGAGGCCATGCAGGGCCTTCAGCTCGACCACATGAAGATGCCAGACAACACAGGGGTGCAATTGAAGGAACAAGACAAAATTGGGATGTACTCGAAGGCCCAAGATGAAACGAAAACGTACCCGAGGGTAGTCGAACAACTTCTAGGAAAGGTGGGCGCCACCGCAGGGCTTATCCTGAACCCTCACGTGACGTCGAGGATCTTCGACACAAGATAAATAGTACTCGCGATGCACGCGACATCATTGAAAATCGACGTCGTGAACGCGAACTCGAGGATGGCTACAGGGGCGAGGACAATGACAACTTCCCCGCTTTTACAAGTCGGGTCAGAAGAACTA harbors:
- the LOC117847224 gene encoding polyol transporter 5, with product MKKEEDLESPLLSDGEPAPADSKGNAYALVCTLLASLTSIIYGYNRGVMSGAQKFVQADLGVTDGQLEVLIGATSVYSLVGSLGAGWTCDRAGRRRAVAISAAMFLAGSAVTAAADGYAALMAGQLVTGIACGFGLVVAPVYIAEIAPASSRGFLSSIPEIAGNSGILLSYIADFAFAGLPTTLNWRLMIGIGAVPPLFLAAAAVLAMPETPRWLVLHGHPDEARRVLARTAGDAAVADRRLQEIVVSVREASKNAAVSGGGKSSSTGVWREILLRPTPAVRRVMLAIVGLQVFQQASGVAALVLYAPRVFSHVGITSERAVLGATVLLGAVKTTAIVVPLFLADRLGRRPMLLASAGGMAASLLVLALSMRAPPPPAASWWAAATCVAAAAAFMAAFSLGFGPVIWMYGSEILPLRLRAQGTGIGTAVNRVMSAAVGMTFISMYEAVGMAGSFYIFAALSAAAWVFVYACLPETKGRTLEEMEALFDAGAKPSPRAVLS